One genomic window of Aethina tumida isolate Nest 87 chromosome 3, icAetTumi1.1, whole genome shotgun sequence includes the following:
- the LOC109594922 gene encoding uncharacterized protein LOC109594922 isoform X1 — translation MKPNKSTQVYVTMIQRKKRNSTDPSNLPRGLPRAAVQFAATGDTNRIRKPKQTLISKVKIRICCEVCSNPLSPNIIRKIKRSLRNKCTNRSNLLSHKTNADLSNISRRIENNLATLELTEKFKQAMNIGSDEEKLELQTNQDVPVPNTVTQE, via the exons ATGAAGCCCAATAA ATCCACACAGGTATATGTGACAATGATACAGAGAAAGAAGCGAAACAGTACAGACCCATCAAACCTCCCGAGAGGATTACCTAGAGCTGCAGTTCAATTTGCTGCTACTGGCGACACCAATCG aattagaaAGCCGAAGCAAACGCTTAtttcaaaagttaaaatacGTATTTGTTG cGAAGTCTGTTCCAATCCATTGTCACCTAATATTATTCGCAAAATTAAAAGGAG CCTGAGAAACAAGTGCACCAATCGGAGTAATCTACTATCCCATAAGACAAACGCTGATCTTTCAAATATTAG tcGTAGAATTGAGAATAACCTAGCAACCTTAGAATtgactgaaaaatttaagcaaGCTATGAATATTGGAAGTGATGAAGAAAAGTTGGAATTGCAGACTAACCA agaTGTTCCGGTACCAAATACTGTGACTCAAGAATAa
- the LOC109594922 gene encoding uncharacterized protein LOC109594922 isoform X2, with amino-acid sequence MIQRKKRNSTDPSNLPRGLPRAAVQFAATGDTNRIRKPKQTLISKVKIRICCEVCSNPLSPNIIRKIKRSLRNKCTNRSNLLSHKTNADLSNISRRIENNLATLELTEKFKQAMNIGSDEEKLELQTNQDVPVPNTVTQE; translated from the exons ATGATACAGAGAAAGAAGCGAAACAGTACAGACCCATCAAACCTCCCGAGAGGATTACCTAGAGCTGCAGTTCAATTTGCTGCTACTGGCGACACCAATCG aattagaaAGCCGAAGCAAACGCTTAtttcaaaagttaaaatacGTATTTGTTG cGAAGTCTGTTCCAATCCATTGTCACCTAATATTATTCGCAAAATTAAAAGGAG CCTGAGAAACAAGTGCACCAATCGGAGTAATCTACTATCCCATAAGACAAACGCTGATCTTTCAAATATTAG tcGTAGAATTGAGAATAACCTAGCAACCTTAGAATtgactgaaaaatttaagcaaGCTATGAATATTGGAAGTGATGAAGAAAAGTTGGAATTGCAGACTAACCA agaTGTTCCGGTACCAAATACTGTGACTCAAGAATAa
- the LOC109594912 gene encoding probable chitinase 2 yields MKVILALVLVALSQTETFAVKADNCPDFEVVCYYASWAIYRPSPASLNVTEINPNLCTHLIYAFAGLDVYAHIGSIDSWADLNQGGLSGFTALKEKNPCLRTSLAIGGWNEGSLKYSVMANEPDIREEFITSTIKFLAYYNFDGIDVDWEYPTQRGGRNFDKENFVTLIRELKEKLSKWGMTVTIAVPITDNFIDEAYDVPELNKYIDAVHLMAYDYVTSASEATGLNAPLSKIKNSIKEWLDRGLDDKKLILGLPLYARRFKLKDAKNHDLGADAEPGPVSQFTGEIGYLAYYELEFMKNESYIEKLEDDTLYAYYKDDWLTYDNITTYSTKVKYALNNNLGGVMVWTLDTDNFIEGSFEVLEGINKHINETNKIVKV; encoded by the exons ATGAAGGTGATACTTGCTTTAGTTTTAGTTGCTTTAAGTCAAACTGAAACTTTTGCTGTCAAGGCAGATAATTGcc ctGACTTTGAAGTAGTATGCTATTATGCAAGTTGGGCGATCTATCGCCCTTCTCCAGCCTCATTGAACGTTACTGAAATTAACCCAAACCTATGTACTCATCTAATTTATGCTTTCGCTGGTCTGGATGTGTACGCTCATATTGGTTCCATTGATTCATGGGCTGATTTAAATCAAG gtGGTTTATCAGGTTTCACTGCATTAAAAGAGAAAAATCCATGCTTGAGGACATCTCTGGCTATCGGGGGATGGAATGAAGGATCTCTCAAATATTCAGTG atGGCTAATGAACCAGATATTCGTGAAGAATTTATTACCAGCACCATAAAATTCCTTGCCTATTATAACTTCGATGGTATAGATGTAGATTGGGAGTATCCAACTCAACGTGGTGGTAGGAATTttgacaaagaaaatttcgtcACACTTATCAGAGAGCTCAAAGAAAAACTTAGTAAGTGGGGTATGACAGTCACCATCGCAGTTCCCATTACTGACAATTTCATTGACGAAGCATATGATGTCCCagaattaaataa ATATATCGATGCTGTACATCTTATGGCTTACGACTATGTCACATCTGCTTCCGAAGCTACCGGATTAAACGCACCTCTTTCAAAAATC aaaaatagtattaagGAGTGGTTGGATAGAGGTTTAGATGACAAGAAACTGATTTTGGGACTTCCCCTTTATGCGAGAcgttttaaattgaaagatGCTAAAAATCATGATCTTGGTGCTGATGCTGAACCTGGTCCAGTCAGTCAGTTTACTGGTGAGATTGGATATTTAGCTTACTATGAG CTAGAGTTTATGAAGAATGAaagttatatagaaaaattggaAGATGATACATTATACGCATATTATAAAGATGATTGGTTAACGTATGATAATATTACTACTTATTCTACAAAG gTAAAATATGCACTAAATAACAACCTTGGCGGAGTTATGGTGTGGACATTAGATACTGACAATTTTATAGAGGGTTCATTTGAAGTCCTCGAAGGAATTAATAAGCATATTAATGAAACCAATAAGATAGTTAAAGTGTAA
- the LOC109594911 gene encoding uncharacterized protein LOC109594911, translating into MSPKNQVLPLSYLSLQVISSKIIHALADDEGVNYTIVEDYLLSATYEVIQDLLKNILNSVNLDASTRYSCLQVLLREDVKKLDTGIFPNSYYAQILETIGAKGKRLQQLNLKGVWVRDYPALLSKLIRSLKHLKVLIIPHMADDSVIEAIVQCKEISVLDICGEACYTTDGIRKLKSDNIRVLDIGNFGKLDLCQQESGGPELIAELIQTLPNLTSIRTYSFTGQALLILYNKDPTIKTKLAYLHDTGTSLDVMTAIINSCPHLESIHIDSPQSGVIEKFVKLKRLNCLKLTKPIGDEFVQYLRVAGSQLQVLKLNHNKNYTLDLSEICLCAPNLRTLECFQMKLTFSQLDTFFMCLENVELLYCDTSDFVLKLILSNSPFLKRIVVGCVINMTDGDVFRLCAECEFLSLEELWFSCARRLTATSVELLMGHCPNLKVIGQLSGWDIHQEELDYLRLVITATNTDLTLLPVGSGP; encoded by the coding sequence ATGTCTCCTAAAAATCAAGTGCTACCCTTAAGTTATCTGTCCCTGCAGGTTATTTCAAGCAAGATAATCCACGCCCTGGCTGACGACGAAGGCGTGAACTACACGATAGTGGAAGATTACTTGCTCAGTGCAACTTACGAAGTGATACAAgacttgttaaaaaatattctaaattctgTGAACTTGGACGCCTCAACAAGATACAGTTGTCTGCAAGTTTTGCTGCGCGAGGACGTTAAAAAGTTAGACACCGGCATATTTCCCAACTCGTATTACGCTCAAATATTAGAAACAATAGGTGCGAAGGGGAAAAGATTGCAACAGCTTAATTTGAAAGGTGTATGGGTGCGGGACTACCCCGCCctgctttcaaaattaattcgaaGTTTAAAGCATCTAAAGGTTCTAATTATCCCGCACATGGCAGATGATTCCGTGATAGAAGCGATCGTGCAGTGCAAGGAAATATCGGTGTTAGACATTTGCGGAGAGGCGTGTTATACGACCGATGGCATTCGGAAATTAAAAAGTGACAATATTCGAGTTCTAGACATTGGAAATTTCGGCAAATTGGACTTGTGTCAGCAGGAATCTGGCGGTCCAGAATTAATTGCGGAGTTAATACAAACTTTACCGAACCTGACAAGTATTCGAACATACTCATTCACCGGACAGGCCTTATTGATTCTCTACAACAAAGATccgacaattaaaacaaaactggCATATCTACACGATACAGGAACGAGTTTAGACGTGATGACggcaataataaattcatgccCGCATTTGGAAAGCATTCATATCGACAGTCCCCAGAGTGGTGTCATCGAGAAATTCGTCAAGCTAAAGCGTCTGAACTGCCTCAAACTGACTAAACCTATTGGGGATGAGTTCGTACAATATTTAAGAGTGGCAGGATCTCAGCTTCAAGTGCTCAAGCTGAAccacaacaaaaattacacgCTGGATCTGTCCGAGATATGTCTCTGCGCTCCCAATCTCCGAACGCTGGAATGTTTCCAAATGAAATTAACATTCTCCCAATTAGATACTTTTTTCATGTGTCTGGAGAACGTGGAACTGCTTTACTGCGACACGTCCGACTTCGTGCTGAAGTTAATTTTATCCAACAGCCCGTTCCTGAAACGAATCGTCGTGGGCTGCGTTATCAACATGACGGACGGCGACGTGTTTCGTTTGTGCGCCGAATGCGAGTTTCTCTCACTCGAAGAGTTATGGTTTTCGTGCGCTCGCAGATTGACGGCAACTTCGGTCGAACTTCTAATGGGTCACTgtccaaatttaaaagttataggTCAACTGAGCGGATGGGATATCCATCAGGAAGAACTCGATTATCTGCGGCTGGTGATAACGGCCACCAACACTGATCTTACCTTGCTACCTGTTGGAAGTGGACCTTGA